In the genome of Pirellulales bacterium, one region contains:
- a CDS encoding DUF1559 domain-containing protein — MRRRAAFTLVELLVVIAIVGLLISILLPAVQAARGAAQRGECANNLKQIALAFHLYHDAFLMLPPARQARYPDTKPLGSAFVMVLPYLEQGNRFARWNFNKDPMEAPNLDIIREQIPVFTCPAMALPRTFPDEQCGEIGAPSSYAVSTGTKQVRYGPHDGAIVDWYYGPTTIPWISGGSGDGSSNTLMIGELNFGLRNWLDWCKPDRIKWGTTHWSLAYTGVSLASTVGIYNSDRVLTGPSGLYEWETFRSDHPGGCNFAMVDGSVRFIATTVDARLLDAQATRAGAEVVAMP; from the coding sequence ATGCGGCGCAGAGCGGCCTTCACCCTGGTTGAGTTGCTCGTCGTCATTGCCATCGTGGGCCTGTTGATCTCGATTCTGCTGCCGGCCGTACAAGCGGCTCGCGGCGCCGCGCAACGAGGCGAATGCGCCAATAACCTCAAGCAGATCGCGCTGGCGTTTCATCTCTATCACGACGCGTTCCTGATGCTGCCGCCTGCTCGACAGGCGCGCTATCCGGACACCAAGCCGTTGGGCAGCGCGTTCGTGATGGTCTTGCCCTACCTGGAGCAAGGCAACCGCTTCGCCCGGTGGAACTTCAACAAGGATCCGATGGAAGCGCCCAACCTGGACATCATCCGCGAGCAGATTCCCGTGTTCACCTGTCCGGCCATGGCGCTGCCGCGAACGTTTCCCGACGAGCAATGCGGAGAAATCGGCGCGCCAAGCAGCTATGCGGTGAGCACGGGCACCAAGCAGGTGCGTTACGGCCCGCACGATGGCGCCATCGTCGATTGGTATTACGGCCCGACGACGATCCCCTGGATTTCGGGCGGGTCGGGTGACGGCAGTTCGAACACGCTGATGATCGGCGAACTCAACTTCGGCCTGAGGAACTGGCTCGATTGGTGCAAACCCGACCGGATCAAATGGGGCACCACGCACTGGTCGCTCGCCTACACCGGCGTCAGCCTGGCCTCGACGGTCGGCATCTACAACAGCGACCGGGTGCTGACCGGGCCTAGCGGACTGTACGAATGGGAGACCTTTCGCAGCGATCATCCGGGCGGGTGCAATTTTGCCATGGTCGATGGGTCGGTGCGGTTCATCGCCACGACGGTCGACGCCCGACTGCTCGATGCCCAGGCGACGCGCGCCGGCGCCGAGGTCGTAGCAATGCCATGA
- a CDS encoding DUF3386 family protein: protein MWRRSLSLAWLLLVLSAVAPARAHFIWLQGVQADGRGQIQVYFSEAPEPGSAALLDKVAQTEAWECRPEGRRPIALQKQLAGEQGSWTADVPYGPDVCYQAHCLYGVFERGGQALLLDYYAKHAGVLDAASRTQLPSVEAPLDIVGGIDAGDLVLRTVSDGQPLAAAEVIVTGPDGAVQPLTTDAAGEIRLPATAGAYAVRAQTSTPMAGTYQDKPYSAQRRYATLTFQVAAVTVAVAATDTAAGELTATELLARARAARAVWKDFPGFSADLTIRANDHSETARLTMHGDGRFDLEGSDSLGVGWTKTQLRILVQHRMPDGVLPEEAEYVAEEGRHPLGRLIKLKGGDLDSAYRVLDDVVAEVNRTMGKTRFTISVLSVTRNAEKLYLPEAFTVSYWDTEAGRLRSVETIYHTWQRVAGFDLPQRLVGVLSKDGQRHVFEVELANVRLLGEPAATQVDAATARR, encoded by the coding sequence ATGTGGCGTCGATCCCTGTCCTTGGCTTGGTTGCTGCTCGTGTTGTCGGCCGTCGCGCCGGCTCGAGCACACTTTATCTGGCTGCAAGGTGTGCAGGCCGACGGTCGCGGCCAGATTCAGGTGTATTTCTCCGAGGCGCCCGAGCCGGGTTCGGCGGCGCTGCTCGACAAGGTGGCGCAAACCGAAGCCTGGGAATGCCGCCCCGAAGGCCGGCGACCCATTGCGCTGCAAAAGCAACTCGCCGGAGAGCAGGGGAGTTGGACCGCCGACGTGCCCTACGGCCCGGACGTTTGCTACCAGGCGCACTGCTTATACGGCGTCTTTGAGCGCGGCGGCCAGGCGTTGTTACTCGACTACTACGCCAAGCACGCCGGTGTGCTCGACGCCGCATCGCGCACGCAACTGCCGAGCGTCGAGGCCCCGCTCGACATCGTCGGCGGCATCGACGCGGGCGACCTGGTGTTGCGAACCGTGAGCGATGGCCAGCCGCTCGCCGCCGCCGAAGTCATCGTGACCGGGCCCGACGGCGCCGTGCAACCGCTGACGACCGACGCCGCGGGCGAAATCCGCCTGCCTGCGACCGCGGGTGCCTATGCGGTGCGCGCCCAGACCAGCACGCCGATGGCGGGAACCTACCAGGACAAGCCGTACAGCGCGCAGCGCCGCTATGCGACGCTCACGTTCCAGGTTGCTGCCGTGACGGTCGCCGTCGCCGCGACGGACACCGCTGCCGGCGAGCTGACCGCCACGGAATTGCTCGCGCGGGCCCGGGCCGCGCGGGCCGTCTGGAAAGACTTCCCCGGCTTTTCGGCCGACTTGACCATTCGGGCCAACGACCACAGCGAGACCGCGCGTTTGACGATGCACGGCGACGGCCGTTTCGACCTCGAAGGGAGCGATTCGCTGGGCGTGGGCTGGACGAAGACGCAGCTCCGCATTCTGGTGCAGCACCGAATGCCCGACGGGGTGCTGCCGGAAGAGGCCGAGTACGTGGCCGAAGAGGGCCGCCATCCGCTGGGACGATTGATCAAGCTCAAGGGCGGCGACCTCGATAGCGCGTATCGGGTCTTGGACGACGTGGTCGCCGAAGTCAATCGCACCATGGGCAAGACGCGATTCACGATCAGCGTGCTCAGCGTGACCCGCAACGCCGAGAAGCTGTACTTGCCGGAGGCGTTTACGGTCAGCTATTGGGACACGGAAGCCGGCCGGCTGCGCAGCGTGGAAACGATCTATCACACCTGGCAGCGTGTCGCGGGGTTCGACTTGCCACAAAGGCTGGTCGGAGTGCTGTCGAAAGACGGCCAGCGCCACGTGTTCGAAGTCGAGCTTGCGAACGTGCGATTGCTGGGCGAACCGGCGGCGACGCAGGTTGATGCCGCGACGGCGCGGCGCTAG